The genomic interval GATCACCGCTCCGCCTGTGATGCTTCCCGGTGCTCCGATCAGCTGCGTTGTCAGCTGTACATACTTCTCTTCTGTCAGATCCGGAGGATCGATCTTGCCCTCTTCATCCGGCTTCGCCATGTAGATATCCACCACATGGTTCGCCTGCACGTTATTCAGAGGCTTTTTAACATAGCCTGCATGATGCTGCATCTGCTGTTCACTCAGCGTGATCTCTTCTCCGTCGATCATGATCTTGTAGATCTTGTACTCACTATTTGTCGTATCCCACGATACCGGTGCCTTGTCTCCCTTGTTCACCACCATCGTGTTACTGATCTCGACCTTATCGTCTCCTCCATACCGGTTCACGGTTACCGTGTAGTGCCCTTCGGTTGTGTTTCCTCCGATCGTCGGCACCGCACTCACTGTGATCACTACCGTATGGTTCGTCGCCACACCGCTGAAATCAACGCTGCTGTTATTCGTGATCTCCTGTGCGACTCCGTCTACCTCAATCTTGACGATCTGATAGTTACTGTCCTTAATGCTCCATGCCACCGTATGGTCCTCGCCGCCCTTCACACTTGTTGTCGGCGTGATCTCATACTTGCTTGGATCTGTACAGCCTACTACCGATGTTCTGATGTCATAGTACTTATCTACTGGCATTTCCGGCGGATTCGGATTCACAGGCTTCTGCGGCTCCTCTTCTTCGCTCGTAAACTCTACGTAGATCTTATGATTCTCATGCAAGCCTGCCGGGTAAGTGTAGCTTGTTTCGTTCAGCAGATCATCACGGATTGCTCCGTCTACGACTACCTTCGTGACATAGCTGCCTTCTGCCGCTGCCCAGGTGACTGTCGGCATTTCGCCTTCCTTCACCTTGCTTGCACCGGTCACGGTGCCCTCGCCCTTATGCGTCGCCGTTACGTCGAAGTACCGGTCATAATACAGCTTCAAGGACAGAGCCGGGCTTCCGGTGATGATACCGGAAAGCTGATTGTTTTCATTCGCGGCATTGTACCAATAGGTAACGCCGTCTACCGTCAGCTCAGCCAGCTTGTCGGCCTCCTGCACTGCTGCAGCAGATTCTGTCTTGCCTACATAGGTTTTGCTTAAGTCTGCGCTTGTTTTGGTGTAGATATAATTGCCGTTGCTGTCCTTGTTGCCGGAGTTGATATAATAATCAACTGTATATTTCGTATTTTCATTGGCCGTCCACTTGGCAATAAAGCTGTGTGCGGCTTTCTTGATGAAGGTCTCACCGCCTACATATTCCGTACTGCCAAAAATGACATTGCCTTCTGCATCCTCTTGCTTTTCAAACCATCCGTCAAAGGTGTAGCCTGTCCGAGAAGGCTTAAGGAATGCATCATATTTGGTAGCCGTTGCCGTCAGATAGGCCTGATCGGAAATGCGGCTTCCGCCGTTGCTGTCGAAGCTGACCACAAATTTATTGGTGTCTTCCTTCCATACCGCGTAGATGGTCTTATCAGAGGATGGCATGATCGGTGCAGCCACAGCTGTTCCGCTGACGCCCTGTGCAAATTTAAAGATCTTGGCCGGATCATTATCATTTGCCTCTGACCAGCCCTGGAAAATATAACCGGGTTTGGTCGGAATGCCTCGTCCGCTGACCGGAATGTTCAGCGAGCCTACATTGGTCTGGAACTTAACATTTTCAATCGAGCGTACATTTCCGGCAGAGCCTCCATTGGGATCTAAGCGGAGCGTGTACTCTCCTTCTTTCCACTGCGCTACCAGATAATAGGTATCTCTGGTCGTAATGCCCTCAGCATTTACTTCCTTTATTGCTCTTTGCTCTGAAATATCCGCTACGTTAGCAGCATTATTGATATAAGCGCTATCGCCGGCTTTATCTGCACTATCGGTATTCAGAAGTTTCCATCCGGTGAAGGAATACCCCTCACGGTAGGGAACTACATTATGATCCTCAATCTTGGTGTAGATGCTGGCGCCGGAAATGACCTGTGCGTACTCGGCAACCGGCTTTTCTCCCTGTGCGGTCCGAATGCTGCCGCCATTGGCCAGATACACCATCTTGGCATAATCTCTTGAATAGTTAGGCCGAATGACAATGACATTGTCTTCTGGCTCAGGCGTTGTTCCCGGTGTAACCGGATCGCCGCCCGGCGTTGTCCAACCTGAGAAATGCTCATTATCCGGATCCTCTGGGTCGGGCACATCCTCATCAGGAGGCAATACAATAATCGGTTTATCGCCGATGACATAGTACTCATCGATCGGATTACCGTCCGGATCCTCTACGCGCACATGTGTGGGCTGGAATACGGCCTTGTTTCCTACGTTACCGCACTCGTCTCTTGTCCATACAACAAGCGGCTCTGTGCTCTCGATCTCATATTCAAATTCATAAATATGCTGTGCAAAGGGAAGCTTCTCCCAATCATCTTCTGTAGGCGTTGCATCTAAATCATTGGTGATCCAATATGCTGCCACTCCCGATCCACGGTCATCTTCAATGAAGGTAATACCATCTTCATCAATTCCATCTCCTGTATCGGTCAGCGTAATGGTGGCAATATTCTTTCCTGTGTTAGCCCCTTCAATGTAAGGGTGCTTATCATCC from Lachnospiraceae bacterium carries:
- a CDS encoding InlB B-repeat-containing protein; its protein translation is MKRFLKKALSLTLSGAMLLGMGLNALPVDAAGIDVGANPTPKVDIAVNVPSDYPGTFLEFKQELTEKLIEQGMSASDFRITTTAVSIDTTDTNGWYVYDHYRDTAAYNALNLSDDQKAKQPFRQADNTHTNGTGTIESYFKNNTNTTGNACKNFDKHIYSYVDDEGKASMVFAGYGTQALTDYMIYPAASNSRRNFSFDINPAVIDTHTIGSYGFFLNAGINGGNVQGYALVFAAGTNACSLQKINSGVNAAMTGSVVKNLPTMNFGPKNTVRLTVELNKNSVTVQYQAYDANGNLGAIADLLRDEPLADTGFNGFGPLVNYTGHGCASLSIMKYVDLEMSYEASAFDALKNVQYYEGANQKYFINLTGDKNDPQIPEEFTKDGKPNESYHDGINRMNENKIFYISNTDDGKIVTDSEKDDDNNLTHQGLGSANGFYASGDNYVDLIAQYIYTNHRDGVKFQQAEVESELPLANFYIKDADSESDEQIMTIHLQHLVKAAEYNQTAETKVPETVAINIFDKSRIGTKSGADGKLTEWTLTVTDPDNTVVNTQTVDDPAKLQNYVFDKNSKSGRYTLTLVVKDDKGNESKDFSTYVIAFLDDKHPYIEGANTGKNIATITLTDTGDGIDEDGITFIEDDRGSGVAAYWITNDLDATPTEDDWEKLPFAQHIYEFEYEIESTEPLVVWTRDECGNVGNKAVFQPTHVRVEDPDGNPIDEYYVIGDKPIIVLPPDEDVPDPEDPDNEHFSGWTTPGGDPVTPGTTPEPEDNVIVIRPNYSRDYAKMVYLANGGSIRTAQGEKPVAEYAQVISGASIYTKIEDHNVVPYREGYSFTGWKLLNTDSADKAGDSAYINNAANVADISEQRAIKEVNAEGITTRDTYYLVAQWKEGEYTLRLDPNGGSAGNVRSIENVKFQTNVGSLNIPVSGRGIPTKPGYIFQGWSEANDNDPAKIFKFAQGVSGTAVAAPIMPSSDKTIYAVWKEDTNKFVVSFDSNGGSRISDQAYLTATATKYDAFLKPSRTGYTFDGWFEKQEDAEGNVIFGSTEYVGGETFIKKAAHSFIAKWTANENTKYTVDYYINSGNKDSNGNYIYTKTSADLSKTYVGKTESAAAVQEADKLAELTVDGVTYWYNAANENNQLSGIITGSPALSLKLYYDRYFDVTATHKGEGTVTGASKVKEGEMPTVTWAAAEGSYVTKVVVDGAIRDDLLNETSYTYPAGLHENHKIYVEFTSEEEEPQKPVNPNPPEMPVDKYYDIRTSVVGCTDPSKYEITPTTSVKGGEDHTVAWSIKDSNYQIVKIEVDGVAQEITNNSSVDFSGVATNHTVVITVSAVPTIGGNTTEGHYTVTVNRYGGDDKVEISNTMVVNKGDKAPVSWDTTNSEYKIYKIMIDGEEITLSEQQMQHHAGYVKKPLNNVQANHVVDIYMAKPDEEGKIDPPDLTEEKYVQLTTQLIGAPGSITGGAVI